In uncultured Flavobacterium sp., a genomic segment contains:
- a CDS encoding LTA synthase family protein, with the protein MKKLSYLKPIFNFIAIGLLITTLSRIFLLFLFKDRVVETPNFWYIFPIGLRMDMILLCYLSFLPAVLITFLPNKWLKFTNKFLVIYSFLFLFLILFVELASPDFVKQYDTRPNKIFLDYLIYPKEVVPMLLKSYLTSIIVTFLILGVVLYFAFKKGKKYFYTTSAEYKFKLMVFPLLAFLLFFGARSSLTSKRPINSSNAVFSTDQLTNTLGLNSFYTVAFAAYSIKNEGNTKMYGKMDEAEAIARVKKYMIAGPNDFTDAEIPFLHVQQPDSVMKKPYNLVIFLQESLGAEYVGILGGKPLTPEFDKLSKEGLLFTNLYCTGTRSVRGIEAVVTGFLPSPSESVVKLGNSQHGFFTLADALKQKGYDTSFIYGGMANFDDMASFFNGNGFSYIVDQEDFESDGNKYAFKGTWGYSDEDLVTKANNYFKAKGDKPFFSLMFSTSNHEPFEYPEGRIKPYDKKPATVNNAMKYADFSIGKFFEMAKKEPYFKNTIFIVIADHNTRTYGKNLVPINKFHIPALIMGPGVPKGAVYDKLASQIDIPPTLLSYLGLSFETPMVGRNLSKLDPKVQGRSIMQFNDINAFRVENQVVIMQPNLKPLQFEIKNDTTLIPVKLNEELAKDALAHVITAGNLYKENKYKLRKK; encoded by the coding sequence ATGAAAAAATTAAGTTATTTAAAACCCATTTTCAATTTTATAGCAATCGGATTGCTAATTACTACTTTAAGCCGAATCTTTTTACTTTTTCTTTTTAAAGACAGAGTAGTAGAAACACCAAATTTCTGGTATATTTTCCCAATCGGACTTCGAATGGATATGATATTACTTTGTTATTTATCATTTCTTCCGGCCGTTTTAATTACGTTTTTACCAAACAAATGGCTAAAGTTCACCAATAAATTTCTGGTAATTTATAGTTTCTTATTTCTGTTTCTGATTCTTTTTGTAGAATTGGCTTCACCAGATTTTGTAAAACAATATGACACACGTCCGAATAAGATTTTCTTAGATTATCTGATTTATCCAAAAGAAGTAGTCCCAATGCTTTTAAAAAGTTATTTGACTTCCATCATTGTGACTTTTTTAATTTTAGGAGTTGTCTTGTATTTTGCTTTCAAAAAGGGAAAAAAATACTTCTACACGACTAGTGCTGAATATAAATTCAAATTAATGGTTTTTCCATTACTTGCTTTTTTATTGTTTTTTGGAGCACGTTCAAGTCTTACTTCAAAACGACCAATCAATTCGAGTAACGCCGTTTTCTCGACAGATCAATTGACAAATACTTTAGGATTAAATTCATTTTATACAGTAGCTTTTGCTGCTTATTCGATTAAAAATGAAGGAAATACCAAGATGTATGGTAAAATGGATGAAGCCGAAGCAATTGCCCGTGTAAAAAAATACATGATTGCCGGTCCAAATGATTTTACAGATGCCGAAATTCCTTTTCTGCATGTGCAGCAACCGGATTCAGTTATGAAAAAGCCATACAACTTAGTGATTTTTCTACAAGAAAGTTTAGGAGCTGAATATGTTGGAATTCTAGGTGGAAAACCATTAACGCCGGAATTTGATAAATTGTCGAAAGAAGGTTTATTGTTTACCAATTTATATTGTACAGGAACAAGAAGTGTTCGAGGAATTGAAGCGGTTGTGACCGGATTTTTGCCTTCGCCATCTGAGAGTGTTGTAAAGTTAGGAAACTCGCAACACGGATTTTTCACATTAGCCGATGCTTTGAAGCAAAAAGGTTATGACACTAGTTTTATTTATGGTGGAATGGCAAATTTTGACGATATGGCTTCGTTTTTCAACGGAAACGGTTTTAGCTATATTGTGGATCAGGAAGATTTTGAGTCTGATGGAAATAAATACGCTTTCAAAGGAACCTGGGGTTACTCTGATGAAGATTTGGTTACTAAAGCGAATAACTACTTTAAAGCAAAAGGAGATAAACCATTCTTCTCATTGATGTTCTCGACTTCAAATCATGAACCTTTTGAATATCCTGAGGGAAGAATTAAGCCATACGATAAGAAACCTGCAACGGTAAATAATGCAATGAAATATGCCGATTTTTCTATTGGAAAATTCTTCGAAATGGCTAAAAAGGAACCTTATTTTAAAAATACAATCTTTATCGTAATTGCGGATCATAATACCAGAACATACGGAAAAAATTTAGTGCCAATAAACAAATTCCATATTCCTGCACTTATTATGGGACCCGGAGTTCCAAAAGGAGCTGTTTATGATAAATTGGCAAGTCAAATTGATATTCCTCCAACATTATTGAGCTATTTAGGACTTTCGTTTGAAACTCCAATGGTGGGAAGAAATCTGAGTAAGCTAGATCCAAAAGTGCAGGGGAGATCGATTATGCAATTCAACGATATCAACGCCTTTAGAGTTGAAAATCAAGTTGTAATTATGCAGCCTAATTTAAAACCGCTTCAATTCGAAATCAAAAATGATACAACTTTAATTCCTGTAAAATTAAATGAAGAATTAGCAAAAGATGCTTTGGCGCACGTTATTACAGCAGGAAATTTATACAAAGAGAATAAGTATAAGTTGAGGAAAAAATAG